One segment of Thermodesulfovibrio sp. 3907-1M DNA contains the following:
- a CDS encoding HAMP domain-containing sensor histidine kinase — protein MIDRKISSYLAMFSHELKSPLNNIINLTKLIELSIQEADEGKLKKYLSLVMSSAFYLKTLINNTIEFGKINHGKSEVYPEEFNIVETLFEMVDLTKIMLGPKPVEVKFNYPLESFYIVSDPVKIKQILLNIASNAAKFTKEGCITFSLFDSGDFVTITVEDTGKGIKDIELNRLFHPFCKLENSHERKCDSTGLGLYITRQLLNMLGGEISIESEYGKGTTVYITIPKNYKE, from the coding sequence ATGATTGATAGAAAAATTTCTTCATACCTTGCTATGTTTTCTCATGAATTGAAATCACCTTTGAACAACATTATTAACCTTACAAAACTTATTGAATTGAGCATACAGGAGGCAGATGAAGGGAAACTAAAAAAATATCTATCTTTAGTCATGTCTTCGGCATTTTATCTTAAAACACTTATTAACAATACTATAGAATTTGGCAAGATAAATCATGGTAAATCAGAAGTTTATCCTGAAGAGTTTAACATAGTAGAAACTCTATTTGAAATGGTTGATTTAACGAAAATAATGTTAGGTCCAAAACCCGTAGAGGTAAAGTTTAATTATCCTCTGGAAAGCTTTTACATAGTTTCAGATCCAGTGAAAATAAAACAGATACTACTCAATATTGCGTCAAATGCTGCAAAATTTACAAAAGAAGGCTGCATTACTTTTAGCCTCTTTGATAGTGGAGACTTTGTAACCATAACAGTAGAGGACACAGGTAAGGGAATAAAGGATATAGAGCTTAACAGACTTTTTCATCCTTTCTGTAAATTAGAAAACTCCCATGAAAGAAAATGTGACAGCACAGGGCTTGGTCTGTATATTACACGGCAATTATTGAATATGTTAGGCGGAGAAATATCAATAGAAAGTGAATATGGAAAGGGAACGACAGTTTATATCACAATCCCTAAGAATTACAAAGAATAA
- a CDS encoding family 1 glycosylhydrolase, which yields MERERQFISQSLRITKNNFLWGVATSAFQLEGSPYADWSTWDSIFNLNPKVTNHYELYKEDIRLIKNLGVNAYRFSIEWSRIQPSENYWNKDVVKHYQRIIDLLNENNITPMVTIHHFTHPVWFIKKYPWHTRKSIEKFKEYVERLIENIKGVDYWITFNEPYLLILGGYIEGCIPPGQQDLNLAIKALKNILTCHGQLYDMIHLINKNAMISIAHNMAVFAPWLTWNPFDRILAKVAKRFYNHSIIEGFMDGKIRLPIPFRKTIEVDVPIQGKLDFFGINYYTRVHMRFNPFKKLFVEFRHKDINGGGLTDMGWEIYPKGLKKVLRYASRLKVPLIITENGIATKDDNRKIKFIKAHVDVLETAIQEGIDVRGYFYWSLIDNYEWLHGLDARFGLYRVDFRNYRRSPTRAASFYSYIIKSRYH from the coding sequence ATGGAAAGGGAACGACAGTTTATATCACAATCCCTAAGAATTACAAAGAATAACTTTCTCTGGGGAGTTGCTACTTCAGCATTTCAGCTTGAAGGCTCTCCCTATGCTGACTGGTCAACATGGGACAGCATTTTTAATCTCAATCCTAAGGTTACCAATCACTATGAGCTTTACAAAGAAGACATAAGGCTTATCAAAAATCTTGGAGTCAATGCATACAGGTTTTCCATTGAATGGAGCAGAATTCAGCCTTCAGAGAACTACTGGAACAAAGATGTGGTAAAACATTATCAGAGAATAATTGACCTTTTAAATGAAAACAACATAACCCCCATGGTTACAATTCATCACTTTACCCATCCTGTATGGTTCATAAAAAAGTATCCCTGGCATACTCGTAAATCCATTGAAAAATTTAAAGAGTATGTGGAAAGACTTATTGAAAATATAAAGGGAGTGGATTACTGGATTACCTTCAATGAACCCTATTTATTGATACTGGGTGGCTACATTGAAGGATGTATTCCTCCAGGGCAGCAAGATTTAAATCTTGCCATAAAGGCTTTAAAAAATATACTCACCTGTCACGGACAACTCTATGACATGATTCATTTAATAAATAAAAATGCCATGATAAGCATAGCTCACAATATGGCAGTTTTTGCACCATGGCTCACATGGAATCCCTTTGATAGAATTCTTGCCAAGGTGGCAAAAAGATTTTACAATCATTCAATTATTGAAGGTTTTATGGATGGTAAAATCAGGCTTCCCATTCCATTTAGAAAAACCATTGAAGTGGATGTGCCCATTCAGGGAAAACTTGATTTCTTTGGAATAAACTACTATACAAGAGTTCATATGCGATTTAATCCCTTTAAAAAACTTTTTGTTGAGTTCAGGCATAAAGACATTAATGGAGGAGGGCTTACAGACATGGGATGGGAGATATATCCAAAGGGACTGAAAAAGGTATTGAGATATGCATCCAGACTCAAAGTTCCTCTTATCATTACAGAAAATGGGATTGCCACTAAGGATGACAACAGAAAAATAAAATTCATCAAAGCCCATGTTGATGTTCTTGAAACTGCCATACAAGAAGGAATTGATGTAAGAGGATACTTTTACTGGTCTTTGATTGACAACTATGAGTGGCTTCACGGTCTTGATGCAAGATTTGGACTTTACAGGGTTGATTTCAGAAATTACAGAAGATCGCCAACAAGAGCAGCTTCATTTTATTCTTATATCATTAAATCAAGATATCATTAA